Part of the Kitasatospora cineracea genome is shown below.
ACGGCCGCCCCGACCGGGCCGCCGCCGCCCTCGCCGTCGGCGTCGCCAACCTGGTCCGCCTCCTCGACGTCGAGGAGGTCACCCTCGGCGGCACCGCCCTCCTCGACGACCCCGAACGCTACGAGGCCGCGATCCGCACCGAACTCGCCACCCGCCTGCCCGACCCGGCCTGGCAGCACGTCACCCTCACCCGCGCCGACCCCCTCGCCGTCCCCCGGGGCGCCGCGGCCCTCGCCCTGGCCCGCCTGTTCGGCTGACGGCCCGGCCTCCGGACCCGGACCCCGCGCCGTCCCGCGGAGTGCAGCCGCCCTCGCGTGGTCCGCCTGTTCGGCTGACGGCTGACGGCTGATGGCGGGGGAGGGGGAGGGGGAGGGGCGAGGACGGAGGCGGGGTGCGGCGGCCTCCGGGCGGGGTCAGGCGCCGTAGCGGCGTTTGCGGGTGGCGTAGGTGTGCAGGGCGCGGAGGAAGTCGACCTCGCGGAAGGCGGGCCAGTAGGCGTCGCAGAAGTAGAGCTCCGCGTAGGCGCTCTGCCAGAGCAGGAAGTTGGACATCCGCTGCTCGCCGCTGGTGCGGATGACCAGGTCCGGGTCGGGGCTGCCGGCGGTGTAGAGGTGGCGGGCGATGTGGTCGGAGGTCAGTTCCTCGGCCAGGGCCCGGACCGGGCGGCCGGTGTCGGCGTGGGCGTGCAGCAGGTTCCGGACGGCGTCGACCAGTTCCTGGCGGCCGCCGTAGCCGACCGCGAGGGTGAGGCGGGCGCCGGTGGTGCAGTCGGCGGTGGCTGCTTCCGCGCGGGCCAGGGCGCGGGCCGTCGACTCCGGCAGGGTGTCCGGGTCGCCCGCCACCCGGACCTGCCAGCGGGGGCGCGGTCCGGCCAGGTTGCGGGTCAGCACCTCCTCGATCACCCGCATCAGGAACGCGACCTCCTCGTCGCCGCGCCGCCGCAGGTTCTCCGCCGAGCAGACGAACACCGTCACGTGCCGCACCCCCACCGCCTCGCACCAGCCGAGCACCGCGCTCGCGTGCTGCGCGCCGTAGCGGTGGCCGAGCCGGATGTCGGCGAGGCCGTGCTCGCGGGCCCAGCGGCGGTTGCCGTCCATGATCAGGCCGATGTGCCGGGGCAGTTCGGCCCCGGCCAGGCGGCGGCGCAGCCGGCCGGCCCGCAGGGCTTGCAGGGACCGCAGGGCACGCAGGGCACGCAGGGGCGGGGCGGGCTTCACGGTGGGCAGGGGCTTCACGGCAGGCAAGGTGACGGCCTTTCGGACGACGGGCGGACCGCGTGGTGCACAATGAATAGCACGCGTCGCGTGTCATCGAGAAGCGCGGCCGGACGGGCGAACGGCCGCGGACCGGCCGAGAGCCGTCGAAGGACCGACGAAGGACCCGCGAAGGACCCCGGAGGAACGGAGCCAGGTGCGCACCAACGACGCCCAGATGCTGGTGCTGTCCGCGCTCGCGGACGGACCGCTGCACGGCTACGCCGTCAACACCGCCGTCGAACGGATGACCGGCGCCCGGCTCGGCCGCGGCAGCCTCTCCGGCGCCCTGGCCCGGCTGCGCGACAAGCAGCTGATCGAGTACCTGCCCGGCGAGGGCCGCCGCCGCCCGGTCCGCCTCACCGACGCGGGCCGCAGCGCCCTCGGCCGGGAGCTGAACGCGCTCGCCGACGTCGCCGGGCAGCTCTTCGAGACCGTCGTCCCCGACCGGATCGCCTACCAGGAGCGCCTCAACGGCACCGACCAGGCCCGCGCCTACCAGCAGGTCCTGCTGGACGCCCTGGACGCCCGCCCCGGGCAGCACCTGCTCGACTGGGGCTGCGGCACCGGCGCAGCGCTGCCCGCGCTGGCCCGCGCCGCCACCGCCCGCGGCCGGGTGCTGGGCATCGACCGGGACCCGCGGATGGCCCTGCGGGCCGCCGACCTGGCCGCCGGGCTGCCGAACACGGCCGTCCTGCGCGCCGACGTCCACCGCCTCCCGCTGGCCCCCGGCAGCGCCGACCGGATCCGCACCGACCGGCTGCTCCAGCACCTCGCCGACCCGGTCGCCGCCCTCGCCGAGGCCCGCCGGGTGCTGCGCCCCGGCGGCCGGCTGGTGGCCGCCGAACCCGACTGGGACACCCTCGCCGTGGACCACCCCGACCCCGCCCCGGCCCGCGCCTTCACCCGGCACCTCACCGAGCGGATCGTCCGCAACCCGCTGATCGGGCGCCGACTGCCGCGGCTGGCCGAGGAGTCGGGGCTCGCCGTGCGGGCCGTCGTCCCCGTCCCGGTGCTCTTCCGCGAGGTCCGGGCCGCCGACCGGGTGCTCGGCCTGCAGCGCAACACCGAACGGGCCGTCGCCGCCGGGTACCTGACCCGGGAACAGGCCGGGGAGTGGCTGGAGCACCTGGCGCGCGGGCCGTTCCTGGCCGCCGTCACGGTGTTCGTGGTCACCGCAGAGAAGCCCGGCCCCGGACCTGTCGGCGGGGTGGGCTAGGGTCCCCGCCATGACCGAGAACGCGCACGTCCGCCCGCTCACCGTCCGGCTGGTGGACGGGGTGATCTGCGCCTACGACCCGGCCGCCCCGGAGCTCGGGGTGCTGGCGCCGGTCGCCCGGTTCCGGCCCCGGGACGGCGACGACGTGTGCGACCGGGCGGTGGCGCGGGACCTGTCGCGGGCGTACTACACCACGCTGGACGCCGCGGTGTGCGTCGCGGCGGACGGCAGCGAGCTGTGGCGCTCGGCCATCGCGGGGGAGCGCACCGAGGAGCTCGGCCACCGGCCGGGCTGCGGGCTCACGGCGGACGGCCGGCAGCTGTGGCTCTACCAGCCCGACGCGATGGCCGGCCGGGCCGGCCACGACCACTGGACGGTGCTGGACGCCGACACCGGCGCGCTCCTGGCGCAGAGCGCGCTGGACACCGTCGGCCACGGCGGCGAGCACTTCACCCACCCCGGCGGCGAGGTGCTGCTCGACGTCGGCGAGGGCCAGGACGGCACGACCGTCTTCCGCGGCACCGCCGCCGACGGCGCCCTCGACCTGCGCCCCTACCCCTGGAGCGACCGCTGCCTGATCGGCCTCTCCCCGGACGGGAAGCACTTCCTGACGGTCGACCATGGCCAGGCCGACCTCGTCGTGCACGCCCACCCCGGCGGCGAGGCCGAGTTCACCCTGACCG
Proteins encoded:
- the uppS gene encoding polyprenyl diphosphate synthase, whose amino-acid sequence is MKPLPTVKPAPPLRALRALRSLQALRAGRLRRRLAGAELPRHIGLIMDGNRRWAREHGLADIRLGHRYGAQHASAVLGWCEAVGVRHVTVFVCSAENLRRRGDEEVAFLMRVIEEVLTRNLAGPRPRWQVRVAGDPDTLPESTARALARAEAATADCTTGARLTLAVGYGGRQELVDAVRNLLHAHADTGRPVRALAEELTSDHIARHLYTAGSPDPDLVIRTSGEQRMSNFLLWQSAYAELYFCDAYWPAFREVDFLRALHTYATRKRRYGA
- a CDS encoding methyltransferase domain-containing protein; this translates as MRTNDAQMLVLSALADGPLHGYAVNTAVERMTGARLGRGSLSGALARLRDKQLIEYLPGEGRRRPVRLTDAGRSALGRELNALADVAGQLFETVVPDRIAYQERLNGTDQARAYQQVLLDALDARPGQHLLDWGCGTGAALPALARAATARGRVLGIDRDPRMALRAADLAAGLPNTAVLRADVHRLPLAPGSADRIRTDRLLQHLADPVAALAEARRVLRPGGRLVAAEPDWDTLAVDHPDPAPARAFTRHLTERIVRNPLIGRRLPRLAEESGLAVRAVVPVPVLFREVRAADRVLGLQRNTERAVAAGYLTREQAGEWLEHLARGPFLAAVTVFVVTAEKPGPGPVGGVG